One Caretta caretta isolate rCarCar2 chromosome 8, rCarCar1.hap1, whole genome shotgun sequence DNA window includes the following coding sequences:
- the LOC125641464 gene encoding uncharacterized protein LOC125641464 has product MDRSDFVCTKCKLVSILEEKIEGLEQQITTLRCIRETEDFLDKTQDRLLGAQSSTDIEQVAQRSQEASEEAWQHVTSRRGKRNVRVPVTQTQVTNRFHVLSTGIVAESGPDDMSGARKQKETPLVGRHEMLCPEVGSSMTTTPKRRRRVVVVGDSLLRGTESSICRPDRENREVCCLPGAKIRDVTERLPRLIKPSDRYPFLLLHVGTNDTAKNDLERITADYVALGRRIKELEAQVVFSSILPVEGKGLGRDCRIVEVNEWLRRWCRREGFGFFDHGMVFHEGGVLGRDGLHLTKRGKSIFASRLANLVRRALN; this is encoded by the exons ATG gacagaagcgactttgtctgtacaaagtgcaagctggtctccatattggaagagaagattgaaggtctggagcaacagataacaaccctgcgttgcatacgagaaactgaggattttctggacaaaactcaggataggcttctaggggcacaaagctctacagatatagagcaggttgcacagaggagccaagaggccagtgaagaagcttggcaacatgtgacctccagaagaggtaagcggaatgtccgggttccagtaacacagacacaggtaactaaccgctttcatgttctctccacaggtatcgttgcggagagtggaccagatgatatgtctggggcgagaaagcagaaggagactccgctggttggaaggcatgagatgctatgtcctgaggttgggagttccatgaccaccactcccaagaggagaaggcgggtggtggtggtcggggactctctcctccgggggactgagtcatctatctgccgccctgaccgggaaaaccgagaagtctgctgcttgccaggggctaagattcgcgatgtgacggagagactgccgagactcatcaagccctcggatcgctaccccttcctgcttctccacgtgggcaccaatgatactgccaagaatgaccttgagcggatcactgcggactatgtggctctaggaagaaggataaaggagctggaggcgcaagtggtgttctcgtccatcctccccgtggaaggaaaaggcctaggtagggactgtcgaatcgtggaagtcaacgaatggctacgcaggtggtgtcggagagaaggctttggattctttgaccatgggatggtgttccatgaaggaggagtgctgggcagagatgggctccatcttacgaagagagggaagagcatctttgccagcaggctggctaacctagtgaggagggctttaaactag